TTAATACATCGCAATGCACGAACTAAGTCCTGAGTCAGATACACATGGCGGTATTCCACGAAATCCGGTTGTAAATTTTTGAGTGGTGACCTATCGTAAAACGCTATAAAAACTCGATACGTataagaagaaaaacaaaatttagatTACGTATGAAATTACTCTATCTGTTGATCGATCGATCGacgtttatttttatatatattgataccACGcgtatctttttgttttttaaagaaaacttctAAATCTGATTCTATTTCTGTAAAGTTACATGCATGAAATGCTCAACCTTTCATTCACAACATCCTGTCAgaacacttcacattttttatcAACGAAAACAACAGTTTATTTACAGATACtgattaaatacatgtatgttaatgtACACAAAGGGACCGTCTGTTCAAAATGTCTATATATAGTAACTGATGAAATCGGCCGCGGTTCCTGGCGATGTGAATTTTTAATTAACCCCTTCCTCCCTCAACTTCTCCCCCGCACCAGTAATGGGAACTAGTCATGGGTTATCTCAATATTCACTTGTTGTTTATTCGGCGTGCTTCAAAAGGAAACGATCCTCGATTTAAGAATGCATGAAACGGACTACTTTCAGGGGACTACCGGCCAGCTGATTGTGGGATCGGCTGCTCTCTGTTTATCTAGCGCGGGATAAATCCTCGGGGTTTTCCTGAAaaggaaaattatatgaaaaccacGATCAAAGTAAAGATAAAGGCATTACCCTCTactaaaaagaacaaaacaaaaccccGCAaccatgcccccccccccccaaaaaaaaaaattaataaaaaaaaataattagaaatggGAAACAAAGACAAAATAGCattaaacatgcaaaaaaaaaaacaacaacaacaaaaccaaaccaaaatatgataaatcaacagaatgtaattacatgtataatgtacaaacaattgatttaaatactattttcatTACAGGAGGATTCAAAGAGTTCAGTTCATTATACCCCCAGCACTGCCGCTGTCAGTCCAAGCTTCCCACCAGCTGTACTCTGGAGACACCCGATAATGCACACAAACAGGTAATCACCCACCCAGGGGACTGAgaacaagggggggggggggggagtcccCCATACAATacctatatataaatatatacttaaaatttgattattatataagttaattttagtggtcaaaagttattttattgatatgaaatCATCAAGACTGAAATGATAACATATTTCAGATTTGCAAGCTGAAATTTGTTCAAAGTTGAAATATTTGCAAGGTGttagatataaaatatatctgctagaaattgaaacatttatcaaatagttgaaataattttttaagaagtagAAACATTTCGTAAGAAGTTGATTGTTGTGTTTATAGGAGGCTCCGGTGGAAATCCTGCCATTCATGTACCTGGGGAATTTCCAGGACGCCTCCAATCTGGAACTCCTGCACCGCCTGGGGATCACCTCCCTCATGAACGTCTCCACCAAGTGTAAGAACCTGTTCGAGGACCAGTTTAGCTACATGAACATTCCCGTTGATGATAATCCCAATGCAGACCTGGCAGCCTGGTTTCCAGAGAGCAACGCTTTCATTGGTAGGTTTTGATTGAACAACTTTATTGTGTAAAACATAAATTATCTTCTGGTTTGAAAGCaaaattttattgtgtaaaattaAAGATCATTTAAAGGACTAGCTTTCATTTTAAGCTTTGTCGTGTAAAATGACTTAAATTGGTGTAACATGTACTTGTTTTTTCAGTCTTTTAAGCATATATAAAGtactatttatactttttggtCAGTTCTTCTGAAATCTTTTATACCGGTAATTAAGGTCAGGCGGGATCAATCAATTCATCCATTATATTCTGTATTTTAATATCTCCACActgtgaagatttccacttcTGTAATTTCAAAATTCCTGGTTTATTATCATGtggtatgatatgatattaaaagtaaaattcaaaatattctaactCCAAAATTAGCCTGGTAATGCACCCTgaattttttaatcatgaaCATGTttaaatgcaaagaaataatacCGTATGTaatatatcaaggaaaatttATCTAAAACTGAGGAACATCATGTGTCCTTAACAATTGACATTTATGAATGGTTGTAACAGCAGataattaatatttgatttaatcaaatcaaattttgaaatgaaatgaattttctgtGAAAAGTTGAggacaatttacatgtatgtgtgctGGAATGGGAGAGGGGATGGGTTTTATGATCCATTTGAACTTAGAGAGATCCACGGTTAGATATACTCAGTAAGGTACACTGTAGAACCTATCTTTATCTATCTACCTACATGTACCTAGACTATACTAATAAATCAGACAGGCTTTGGAGAGCTTTGTTGATTTGTTCAATCCCGGCAGTTATTGGCACCTCGTGATTATCAGTGGATGCAGTAGTTAAGCAGGTCATCAGAGAATGTGTCAAAAACATGGGTGGGACGCATAGCTGGGTTGTTTGAACTTGGAGTACACTTCACTTTCGGgatatttctcttttattttgACCCCTTTCTGACCCATTAGTGTGATTACAGAGACATCACTGCTAGTACAGAACATCAAAGGGCCGGTACTACACAGTGACATTCCTTAAGTACTGATGAAGTCAACTACGTGGTGAATCAAACGTCGTGTTGTCAGTGTGTCATCATCCCTCTGTATGATGTAGTTAGAGAAGAAATGCTTAATAATAAGAGACCCACACCTTTATTCAATGCAAGACAATGCATACTGAATCATTAATTTATAATCTCTTAACTACTCTTTGTCAATGAATTGGTCATGATGAAGTTGTAGTAGAGAAACGATGGAATAAATAGGTTGTACTGATTGTATGgttgaaaaattatttctttttttattttaatttttaatataattaaacCAAATAGAGGATATAAGAATTTATGTTGAAATAGCTCAGgctttcttttatttcatttgcagATACAGTACGAGAGAATCATGGCAAAGTACTGGTTCATTGTCAGGCGGGAGTCAGTCGCAGCGCCACCATATGTCTTGCTTATCTCATGTACACCGCCAAGGTGGGGCTCGAGACAGCCTTTGAGCACATCAAATCTCGCCGCAGTGTCATATCCCCGAATCTGAACTTCATGCGACAGCTGGAGAATTacgaaaaagaaatcaaatccCACGATGGGACTCTGAATACCTCAGTGTCTGATTCCTCGATGGACAGTTCAATGGACACTTCGTCCAATGAGACGGCTAGCAGTTCTAGTTCAGGGTTACAGTCCAATAGCAGCTCTAGTCTCTCCCAGGGACAAGTGTTCGGGGGCGGAGCTTTTGACTTTACGTTCAGCCCCACATTTTCATCACCAAATACCCCACTTCTTTCTCCAAGTTAGCTCCTTCCTATCTCTTtcccactcccccccccccccccccccccccccccctcccatttcAAATCCCTCCCTTAGTTCAGTTGTCATACAGCCAAAGTGTTGTTTGGTTGTACGTGTAGTTTGATGTATTTTTTCGTACTAATACTTGTGCCAAATGCCACaacatattatgtttatttagtCATGCGACTTTCAACAGTGCAACTTGTTGtcgatgttttctttttttgttctttgttttCTCCTTTAAAAGGCCAAAACTTTACCACTGGATGGTGCTATTTCTGATTTCAAAAGATAAACATATAAGTAAGAGATCTACCGTCCAACTAGTGTAACCAaaacttaaatattaaaaaaaccacTGTATTTCACAAGTatcagtaaatattttttaagttactAAAGAAACACATTTAGTTTAAAGCATGTTAATGCCGGTAAAATATTTGTCAAGAATATACTTTTTATATAAGCTTCAATTATACAAGTAGAAGGTTTGATCTTTTATTTGATGCCACATGATATTTTTCTGGTGTGACATTTTGTTGTTCACAGAAACCAAAAAGATCTGATCATTTCTGTAAGGAGTTTTTTCTTGTCATTTTtgatttcttataaaaataGATCTCGTGTGAAATAATTAGTaattttcatttagattttgATATTGGTTgatatttgattataattttaGGAAGTCTGTCAGGTAGCCGTCGAGGGACCAGTTGAATTTCTCAGGCATGTTTAATATACGTAATTCcaatgaatattttctttttttttctcgaaaaGTCTCTTTTTTTAATCCAGGGAAATcacttttttgtaaacatttacaaagaaatcataattatcaaatcaaaaattttaaaccgtgaattgtaaataattttcatatagtaaattgtttaacatttcattgacaccaatgtattttttgttctacttttttctttttttaaatggataaaaaacacatatatgtaaaacatatcCACTCCAACAAGTCTATAAATAAGCttttatgtttaaaagtttaagttaaATTTTATACTTCAATTTTTTGTCATTGAATGCAATCATTTTCTGCCTTTTGTTTTGGGTGAAGATCGAGACACCTATAATAAAACCGGATGTTTGACACcatctgaaatattttaaatcatctATATTTCCTGTCATAAATTTTTGATcttaatattgatatatatatatatatatatatccagaTCACAATGCGGATAAATGAATTAATGTTACTGTAATACATGCACAGTACGTTTAACCAAATTTGAGCAGTCTTAATCTATGAAATTATCTGTTTGGAATGGTTTGTAAAGGTTAGAATAAAAAAGGATTAAATTTGCGCCTAATTAAGGACCCTCTCTTCGCTGCACACAGTGTACCGAAGATCATATAATTAAGGTGgaatgggacacctccatgctATAATGTACtaataatcaaataaacaataaaatcaagtttaattttatgaatagtTCTTTCCCCCTAACGCCCCTCCTGAAGTTGTCACCTAACAGCAtaacgcagtgggttagagggtttactacaaaTCTTCAAGTCATGAGCTCGAAACGCATAtggaatttgaaaatttttaccttttcaaaaagttttaaaacttttttttgttaaa
This is a stretch of genomic DNA from Crassostrea angulata isolate pt1a10 chromosome 4, ASM2561291v2, whole genome shotgun sequence. It encodes these proteins:
- the LOC128180098 gene encoding dual specificity protein phosphatase 4-like, whose amino-acid sequence is MDTLAVTGITVDMLVKWQENGAEEILILDSRPFISYNEGHIVTATNVHCPPILKRRSGGFVALENIVPCAEKREKLESGDFKRVVVYDEDTVDLELSAKDSNLYSVLKSLRQQIDSIEVDELCYIKGGFKEFSSLYPQHCRCQSKLPTSCTLETPDNAHKQEAPVEILPFMYLGNFQDASNLELLHRLGITSLMNVSTKCKNLFEDQFSYMNIPVDDNPNADLAAWFPESNAFIDTVRENHGKVLVHCQAGVSRSATICLAYLMYTAKVGLETAFEHIKSRRSVISPNLNFMRQLENYEKEIKSHDGTLNTSVSDSSMDSSMDTSSNETASSSSSGLQSNSSSSLSQGQVFGGGAFDFTFSPTFSSPNTPLLSPS